The DNA window TTGCTGAGGGACCAGCACCGCATCGCTGGAGGCGATGATGTCGGCGGTGAGGCCGAAGAGCCCGGCGGGCGTATCGACGAGGCAGATGTCGAAGCCCCGGGCCTCGACCGCGCGCAGGAACCCACGAACGCGCGCAAGATGGGCACCGGTGGGCGCGCCACCGACCTCGTAGTCGCTGGCCTGACCGGCGGCGACCAAGGTGAAAGTCTCAAGCCGGGTCGGCACCAGCAACCTCTCCAGCGGGATGCCCGGGTCGGCGAGGTAGTCGTAAAAGCCGGACAGCATGCGCGACTGGCGGGTCAGCGAAAGACCCACCGAGCCCTGAGGATCAGCGTCCACCAGCAAGGTTCTCAGGCCCGCGCGGGCAAAGGCATGGGCCATGTTGATCGAGGCGGTGGTCTTGCCCACGCCTCCTTTTTGACTGGAAACCGCTATACTGATCACGCTGTTAGCTCCGGGGAAATCGCTGCCGCAGCGTAGCTTCGGCTTGTAAGCACGGAAGCCTTTTCTGCACGCTGCGACTGCCCCCTCCCTACCCTTGCCCGCCGATGTCAAATGTCGCTCCTCTCGCCTGCCTAGTTGCCCTGACGGTCGCCACCACCTCCTGCCGGGAAAACGATGCCTCGGCCGCAGCAAAGGCCGGTCCGCCACCGGTGATCGCGCCGGAAATGCAGGCCAACCAGATGACCACCGGACCCCAGGGTCTGGCGGCAGCCCGCAAGAACTCACCCGTCCACTGGCAGCATTGGGAGCCGGCGGTGCTGAAACGCGCGACGGATGCGCGGCGGCTGGTGTTCGCTTTCGTGGGTAGCGCCCAGTATCCGGGCTGCCTGGAAGCGCTGGAGGCAATCGACCGCGACCCCGAGCTGGTTTCCCGCCTCAATGCGGACTTCCTCCCGGTGCTGGTGGACATCGAGGTGGCCCGCGAGACGGGCATCGTCGCCGGGCTGCTGAGCGAGGAAATCCGGATGCCCGTGTCATTCCCCTTCCTGCTGGTGCTGTCGCCCGAAGGCAACGAGGTAACGTGGCGGCCGATCGCCTACTCACCCGGCAGCGATTTCAAGAAACTCTTCGATGGGGCGACCGATGTGATCGCGAAAATGTGGACGGAGGATCCCCAGTACAACCTGCGCAACAGCCGCGCCGACCACGAGCAGCGCCTGAAACGGATCGTCTTCCCCGATACGGTGGCCGATGTTGCGACGCGGGACGCCTTCCTGATCAGCGCCACCCGGCAACTGATGAGCCAGTATGACCCGGACATCGGCACCTTGTCCGGCACCGGCGGCTTGTTTCCGCTGGGCAGCCTGCAGTGCTTGGCCTCGTCCTCGAACGATCCGGCGATCCCCGCGGATCTGGCCGGGCGCTGCCGCGAGGCGGTGACGGCATTCAGCAAGCACGTCCTCTATAGCCCGATGGTCGATCCACTGGACGGCGGCGTGTATTCCAGCCGTCGCGGGAATGCCTGGGACCTGCCGATGCCACAGCGGACCTGCATGACGCAGGCCCGCGCTGCCCGTGCCTTGGTCAGCTTGCATGCGTCAATTGGCGAGGCGCGCCCGCTGGAGGTGGCGCTGGGGGCGGTAAAATACGCCGAGGAGCAATTCGCCATGCCGGACGGCTTGTTTTCCAATCAGCGACAGCCCACGCCCACGGTGCTTCGCGACGGCCTGTGGACTCGCGAGCAGATCGATGCCGCGCTTTCCCCGCAGGAGGCCGCGCTGTGGAAGGCGCTCTGCGGGGTCCAGGATCTCGGAAATCTGGCGAGCGAGGCGGATCCACAGCGGGAGTTCTTCCGGTTGAATTCGCTCGGCATGCGGGTGTCCCTCACCGAGGCCGCGGCGAAAGCGAAGCTGGACGCGGCCCAAGCGCCCGGGCTGTTTGAAAGCGGCCGCAAGAAGCTGCTCGCGGCCCGGCTCACGCGCTTGCCGCAGCCGCCACCGGCCGCGGCGGGTGCCGCGTCACCCAGCTTCCGCATGGTGTCCGCCTACGCGGCCCTGTTCACCGCGACCGGCGAAGTTGCATGGCGGGACAAGGCGCTGGCACTCGCGCAGCGGGCCTGCGAGACCTTTTCCAAGGATAACCTGCTGGTGGAACAGGCCCCGCCGGTCCCTGCGTCCGTGGCGGACGCACGGGCCTTCACCTACGCACTCGCCATTCAGGCAGCCCTGGATTTGGCGGAAATCACGCTCGATGACACCTGGCGGCTGTGGGCTGGGGATCTGGCGACGGTGGTGGCAGAGCAATTCCGCAGCGACGATGGCCGGTTGATCGAGGCTCGTCCGGCATCGACGCCGATCAAGCTGCCAATCGCGGACCGCATCATGCTTTTCGATGACTCTACCGCCGGCCTCATGAGGATGAATGCGGCCCGCCTTGAAGCGCTGGGCCAGCCCCCGCCGCCGGAAATGGCGAAACTGGCACGCTCGCTGCCACCCGCGGGGATCCAACCGGTCGTCGTGACGGATTCGATTTTGGCGATCTCGTTTGGCCGCTCGCGGGCCATCGTCGAGCTCCCGGCCGATCCATCCCCGGAATGGCGCGAGGCCGCGGCAAAATTGCCGCTCGACCGCATCGCAAGGCGGATCGGCAAGGAGAGCGCGGTGAAAATCCGCCGTCCCGACGGCACCACTGCCACTGCGGCCACCCCGGCCGAACTTGCCGCGGCGGTCGGGGGCCCAAAACCCTGATGCGATTTTTCCTCTCGCATCCAGCCGGGGGCGTCGGATTGTTTTGCCCATCATGAAAGCCCACCGCCTTTTCCGCTACCTTCCCCTGCTGGCGATCGCCAGCGTCTCGGCCGACACCTTCGAGCTGAAGGACGGCACCACGATCGAAGGTACCATCCTCAAGGAGGACGGCAGCGACTACATCATCCTGGTGCAGGTCACCAAGTCCATCAAGGACGAGCGCCGCATCCCGAAGGCGAACGTGGTCAACCAGGTCGCGGAAAAGAAGGACGAGACGGAATTCCTGGAGATCGCGAAGCTGGTGCCCACGCGTGAGATGCAGACCGCCGAAGTCTATCAATCCCAGGTGAACAAGGTGGAGTCCTTCATCAAGAGGTATCCCCAGAGCGAAAAGAAGCCGGAGGCGCTCAAGGTGCTTTCCGTGCTGGAGAAGGAGTTCGACGTCGTGCAAGCCGGCGGCATCAAGTTCCAAGGCAAGGTGATTTCCGCCGCGGACCGGCTGCCAAAGGCCTATGCGCTCGATGCCGGGATCCAGGCCGCCGCGATGAAGGCCGCCGCCGACCAAGGTGACATGACCACCGCCCTGCGCGCGTGGTCGAAGCTCGAGACCGGCTTCCAGGGCAGCAGCGCCTACCGCCAGAACATCCCCTACGCGGTGAAGATCATGAAGGCGCAGTTGTCCACCGTCACCTCCAGCCTCGCCACCTTTGACGCTCGGACAAAACAGCGCGCCGATGGCCTGGCTGCCATGGGCGGCTCCGATCGCAGTCTCAGCACCGAGGCGATCCGGGAAGAGCAGGAGGCCTACATGGCTCGCCTCGAGCGGGACAAGGCCGCCGGCCACAAGTGGCCTCCGCTCGATCCCTACGTGAAAGCCCCGTTGGAAGAAACCAAGCGTTCGCTGGAGACCGAGATCCGCCGCTTGGAAAGCACCGGCACCGCCAATCTGCCGAAGTCAGAAGAGGCCTATGAAACCGCCTGGGCTGCCGTGACCAAGCAGGGTGCCACCCCGCAGGAGGTCTCCACCGCCCTCTCCGCCGCTAGCAGCGCCAGTCTCCCGCCCGCCTACTTGGACATGCTCAAGAAAGCCGCACCCGCGACGCCCGCTCCCTGATTTTTTCTGCTCATGTTTGCCCGCTCTTCCCGCCAAAACCGCCAGACGGCGGAGACCCGCATCGACCTCTCCATCGACCTTGATGGAGAAGGTATTTCCAGCATCTCCACCGGCATTGGTTTCTTCGACCACATGCTGACGCTGTTCTCGCGCCACGGGTCGTTCGACCTGAACCTCGACGCGAAGGGCGATCTGGAGGTCGACTTCCACCACACCGTGGAAGACACCGGCATCACGCTGGGCGAGGCAATGCGGGAAGCGCTCGGCGACAAGCGTGGCATCCGCCGCTACGGCTGCTGCTACCTGCCGATGGACGAGACGCTCGCCCGGGTGGTGGTGGACCTGAGCAACCGCCCGCACTTGGAATTTCGCGCCGCGCCGAACACGCCTTCGGCGCCGAATTTCCCGTTCACGCTCGTGGAAGAGTTCTGCCGTGCGCTGGCTTCGAATCTGCGGGCGAACATCCATGTCGAGCTGCTCTACGGCCGCGATGGCCACCACATCGCCGAGGCCATCTTCAAGGGGCTTGCCCGCGCCTTGCGCGAGGCATGCGAAAAAGATCCGCGAGTGAAAGGCATCCCGAGCACGAAGGAGGCACTGTGAAAGTCGGAATCATCGACTACGGCGCGGGCAACCTGCGCAGCGTGGCCAACGCCGTCCAAGCGCTGGACATCGAGCCCATCCTTGTTTCCTCCGCCGAGGAAATGGAAGGGCTCACGCACCTCATCCTGCCGGGCGTCGGCTCATTCGGCGACTGCATGGCGGAGCTCGAGAAGCGCGGCCTCATCGGACCGATCCGCGATTGGGTCGCCTCCAACCGGCCCTACTTCGGCATCTGCCTCGGCTATCAGATTCTCTTCGAGGAAAGCGTGGAGGCTCCGGGCGTGCCCGGCCTCGGCGTCTTCCGCGGAAAGGTCGTCCGCTTCACCGAAGACGGCCGCAAGATCCCCCACATGGGCTGGAACGCCGCCGAGCCGGTCTCGCTTGCCGACCCGATGTGGGAAGGCCTTGGCGGTCAGCCGTATTTCTACTTCGTCCACTCGTATTTCCCGGTGCCGGAGGATGAGAACATCATCGCGATGACCACCGAATACGGTGAGACCTTCGCCAGCGCGATCCGCTCCAGAGCCGTGGTGGCGACGCAGTTCCACCCGGAGAAAAGCCAGCAGGCTGGGCTGAAGCTGTTAGGGAACTTCCTCGAGGTGGGGGTGCCAGTGGAGGACTAGCTCAGCCACGCCAAAAACTCGCGGTTCCCGTCGGTGCCGGTGATCGGCGAGTCGATCAGCCCCTTCCACTCGCGGCCGAGTTCCCCGGTCACGAAGGCGCGGATCTTTTCCACCGCCCGCTGGTGCAGCTCGGGATCACGGACGATGCCGCCCTTGCCGATATCCTCCCGCTCCAACTCGAACTGGGGCTTGATCAGGCAGACGATACAGCCGCCCTCCTCCAGCACCCCGAAGGCGGCCGGGAGGATCTTGGTCAGTGAGATGAACGACAGATCCATCACGATCATCCTCACCTTCTCGCCCAGCGTCGAAACTTCGAGCCCGCGGGCATTGAACTGCTCCTTCACCACCACCCGAGGATCGGTGCGGAGCTTGTAGGCGAGCTGGTTGGTGCCCACGTCGATCGCGTGGACCTTCACCGCGCCGTGCTGGAGCAGGCAATCGGTGAAGCCGCCGGTGGACGCCCCGATGTCGAGACAGGTCCAGCCTTCGGGAGAAATCCCGAACGCTGCCAGTGCACCTTCCATCTTCAATCCGCCGCGGCCGACGTATCTCGGCTTTTCCTTCACCTCCAGCGGGGCGTCCTCGGGAAACTTGGTGCTCGGCTTGTCCACGATGCGGTCGCCGCTGCGCACCTCGCCGGCGAGCACGAGGCGCTTGGCCTGTTCGCGGGATTCGCACAAGCCACGGGCGACCAGCAGGGCATCGACTCGTTCTTTTTTCACGGTTGGGAAAGGGATTCACCGCCAAGACGCCAACGACGCCAAGTCCGGAATGGAAATCTCCGCTCATCCTCGGCGAACCTGGCGTCTTGGCGGTTCCATTTTCCCCTCCAAACCCCTCACCACTCGCGACTTGCCCCCGGCGGCGACTTCCCCTTTCCTCCCGCGCGTGACCCGCCACCGCACCGACGACCTCCGTATTTCCGGCCTGAACCCGCTCATTTCGCCGGCGATCCTGAACTATTTCCTGCCGGTGTCGGAAGAAGCCTCCGAACTCGTCGCCTCCGCCCGCTCCCAGTCCGAGGCGATCCTGAAAGGCGAGGACGACCGCCTGCTGGTCATCGTCGGCCCCTGCTCGATCCACGATCCCGAAGCGGCGATCGAATACGGCAAGAAGCTCAAGGCGGAAGCCGAGCGCCTTAAGGACGACGTCTTCGTGGTGATGCGCGTCTATTTTGAAAAGCCGCGCACCACCGTCGGCTGGAAGGGCCTGATCAATGACCCGCGGCTCGATGATTCCTTCGACATCAATCACGGCCTGCGCGTCGCCCGCGGCCTGTTGTTAGATCTCGCGAATCTCGGCATTCCCGCCGGCACCGAGTTCCTCGACACGATCTCGCCGCAATACATCGCCGACCTGATCGTCTGGGGTGCCATCGGCGCGCGAACCACCGAAAGCCAGGTCCACCGCGAACTGGCATCGGGCCTTTCGATGCCCGTCGGCTTCAAGAACGGCACCGGCGGCTCGATCCAGATCGCGCTCGATGCCATCCAGTCGTCGTCGCGCCCGCACCATTTTCTGTCAGTCACCAAGCAAGGCGTGTCGGCCATCGTTTCCACCACCGGCAACGACTCCTGCCACATCATCCTACGCGGCGGAAAGACCGGGCCGAACTACGAGAAGGAACCCATCGAGGAGGTCGTGAAGATGCTTTCCGAGCAAGGCCTGCCACCGCACGTGATGGTCGATTGCTCGCACGGCAACTCGATGAAGGACTACCGCAACCAGCCGCTGGTCGCGAACGCCTTGTGCAAGCAGATCGAGGAAGGTTCCAAGTCGGTCGTCGCGACCATGGTCGAGTCGAACCTAGTCGAAGGAAACCAGAAGCTGGTGCCCGACCTCGCGAAGCTCACCCGCGGCCAGTCCGTCACCGATGCGTGCATCGGCTGGGATGACACGGTGGCGGTGTTGGACAAGTTCGCCGCCGCGGTGCGGGCACGGCGCGCTCTCTGAGTGCTCAGTTCTCGCGAAAACGATTCCGCAACTCAGGCGCGGTCCCCCCGGCCAAAAGGGCCCGACGCCATCCGAACTCTGCACGACACGCGGGCCCGTCCAGAGCACCAAGTGGATCCACACGCTTCGGCCACGCGGTGGGTCGGACGCTCGGTTCACAAAAGTCGTGCCCATCAAGTCGCGAGCAGTAAGCTCCACCATGCCTTCGCCGACCCCTCACGCTGCCTTTCCCGGCGCGGTGTGGCCGGCCATCCCGCCGACGCCTGCGGCTGCGTTGCTTGCCGTGCTCGGGCAGTTGGCCGAAAGCCAGTTCATGACGGCGGATCAACTCGCGATGGCCCGCCGTCCGCAGTTGGAAGCATTGATGGCTCACGCCGCCGCGCAGTTGCCCTTCTGGCGCAAGCGCTTGAAGGCAGCCGGACTCGATCCGCAATCCGCGAAGAACGCCGCACTCAGCCTGACGGAATGGCACACGCGCTGGGCTGCCTTGCCGGTCCTGACGCGCGCCGAGGTGCAATCGCTCGATGCGCAATTGCGGGTCGCCAAGCTCCCCGATGGCCATGGTGTGGTGGGCGAGAGTGTCACCTCCGGTTCCTCCGGCCGTCCGGTGCGGATCGCCCGTAGCACACTGGATTACTTCTATTGGCAGGCGTTCCAACTGCGCGAGCACGTCTGGCGCGGCCGCGACCTCGCGGGCAGGTTTCTCACCATCCTTCGCGATGACAGCCGGCAGGTCATCGACGAGAGCATCCACCTGCGAAGCATGGCCGACTGGGGTCCGCCGGCCTCGGTGGTGTGGCCCACGGGAAAGAGCTTTCTGTTAGACTACCGCGCACCGATCCGCCTCCTGGTGGAAACCATCCGCGAACTTCAGCCCGACTACCTCTGCACCTTTCCCTCGCTGCTGATGGAAATCCTGCGCCACGCCCGTGGCGAAGGGATCGAGCTGCCGCCATTGAAGGAGGCGATCGGCGTGGGCGAGGCAAGCCCGCCCGAGCTGGCGGGACTCTGCCGGGAAGTCTGGAATGCCCCGCTGTGCAGCACCTACACCGCCGCGGAAACGGGTGCGATGGCCTATCAGTGCCGCGAGGGCGGCCGGTGGCACGTGCAGGCGGAGAAGTCATACATCGAGGTGCTGGATTCGGATGGCCGGCCCTGCGAGCCGGGTGAGACGGGACGCGTCATCGTGACACCGCTTCACAATTTCGCGATGCCACTGCTGCGCTATGAAATCGGCGACCTCGCCACGGTGGGTCAGGGGCCCTGCCCCTGCGGCCGCTCGCTGCCAATACTCGACGCGATTCCCGGCCGCGCGCGCGACCTGTTGATGCTACCCTCAGGCGAATTCCGCCCGCCCTACTACGGTCACCATGCGGTGATGCAGGTGCGGTCGATCCGCCAACACCAGGTCATCCAGACCTCGCGCCACCGGGTCTGCCTCCGCCTCGTGGTCGCCCATCCGCTGACCCGCGATGAGGAAGCGCATGTTCTCAAAAGCGCCCGCGATGCCCTCGGCGCGGGCTTTGAGGTCGATATCGAGTACATCGATGAAATCGTTCGCGGTCCCACCGGAAAGTTCGCCGAATTCGAGCGCCGTTGTTAGAGCCAGCTTTAACAGGTTTCGCGTCGTTTCACGCGAAATCCCGGCAGGATGCTTCTCCCCGCTGGCCTGGAGCGGCTACGCTTTTAGCGAAGTCCTTGTGGATAGGAATTCGAGAACAAAGACTCACGATGCGGCCCGTCGCCGCCAGTCAGCGACGGTCATGGACACGCCGCTACATGGGCAGACGCGCCGCTCTTGGCCGGTTTACCCGGCTCAGTGCATCTCCGGCACTGGCAGGTCGATCACTCGCTCAGCTTCCCAGCGTGTGACCTTGCCGTCCTTGTTGACGTCGTAGTGCTTCATCATGGCATCGAGTTCCATTGGCTCGAGCTTGGTCGTGCCCGCGCCGGCTTCCGTCACTCCTTGCTCGATCTCCTTGCGGGTCAGGCTGCCGTTGCCGTCGTAGTCGAAGCGATCGAACTTCTCCAGGAGCGACATCATCTTGCGGCCATGGGCAGCCTCGGTGTGTTCTTGATTGGCGCAGGAGGCGGCGAGCAGGAAGGGCAACAAGGCAAGGCGTTTCATCCGCAGATGTTCTTTCCCAAAGCCCCCGCCGGGACAAGCGGTAAAGCAGGTTGACCGGGCCAGCACCGCGGGGGAATGCTTGCCGCCGTGCGCGTCCGCATCCTTGCCGCCGGAAAACCCGCCCTGGCCTATGCCAAGAGCGGCGTGGACGAATATCTCAAACGGCTCGGCCGCTACGGCAGCTACGAGCTGGAATATCTGAAGGCCGGCGACTCCGCCACGGTCTCGGCAGCGCTGTTAGAACGATCGGCCGGGAACTTCCGCATCGCCATGGACGAACGCGGCGAGGTGCTCGCCACCCAGTCATGGGCGGACAAATTCGCCTCCCTCGAAATGCGCGGCGACGTGAAGGCGGTCAGCTTTCTGATCGGTGCCTCGGACGGCCACACGGAGGAACTGCGCCAGACCTGCGATGCGGTCTGGTCACTCTCGCGCCTGACCATGCAGCATGAGCTCGCGCTGGTCGTCCTGCTGGAGCAACTCTACCGCGTCGCCACATTGCGACGCGGCGAGCCGTATCACCGCTAGAGTCAATCCTCCGCCGGGATCGTCACCGGAATGACCACGGTATTATTCTCGTAGTTCGTCTCCGCGAGAATCCCATCCGGATTCACGGTCAGCTCGAGCTGGTAGTCACCGGCAGGCAGCGTATCGATCTCGATCCATTGGCCCGGCAGGCCACTGTCATAGGCGTCTCCCCAACCGGCTTGGATGCCTTGCTTGCTACAGTTGAAGCGTGTCCGCGAGTTCGCCCCGCGATCCCAGCGATTGGTGTCGAGCAGGCAGAAGCTGACCTTGCGGCCGGAGCGGAGTTCGTTGCCTTCCAGATCGAGCAAGCGCGACGCCGCGAAGCCCTTGAAGTGGTAGTGGCCGTGGCACTCTTGGAATTCGAAGAAGGGATTGCCCTCGGGATCGGGCATCACCATGTCAAAGCCGCCGATATTGCGGATCTCGGTGGTGTAGCGGAGCAAGCGGCGCTCACCCGCATCGATCATCCCTTCCTGCACCTCGCACGAGGCCGGATCGAAAGTCTCCGTGCTCGTGTAGGGCTCCAGCGTCAGGGCCCACGGCGTCAGATCCGCGCCATCGCCGGCGACGAGGGCCATGACAGTCCGGCCGGAGTAGGCGGTGGCGGCATCCACCGCGAGAAAGTAGTCACCAGCGGTGGTTTCCGGGATCACCACGCGAGTGGTGCCGCGGATGAAGGAGGTGTCGCCCTTGGCCGGCTTGCCGGTCGGCGGGATGCTCCCGTGGCGGACGGAAATGGTCGACTTCCCCTTCCCGCCTTCTGCAACCACCGACAGCCTTTGGCCGGCGGCGACCGGCACGCGGAACAGGTGCCGTCCGCCCTTCGCGCTACCGAGATGGTGGATCACGCCGAGGCTGTCCAAGTCACGGACTTCGCCAGCCGGATGGATCTGATAGAAGCCCTCGACGACGGGCCCCACCACCCCCTTGGAGGAGAACGAGCGGGCTTTCACCGTGGTGTCGCTGGTGATCGACAGGCTGGCGGGCGCGACCGGCGACGAAGCCGTCGGGTCACTGCCATCGAGGGTGTAGCGCACCGTCGCGCCCTTCGCCTTGAGAGTGCAGGTCGTGGCACCGGGGTAGATTCCGGGTGGCGGGTTCAGGACCGCCGCCGCCACCGCCCCTTTTGCCTGCTTCGTCACCGCCACCATCTTCACCCCGTTGTAGCCGCCATTGGCACCTTG is part of the Luteolibacter arcticus genome and encodes:
- a CDS encoding ParA family protein, whose product is MADRPLLRPRHRFPGRRWWRPSGQLGRREERHLTSAGKGREGAVAACRKGFRAYKPKLRCGSDFPGANSVISIAVSSQKGGVGKTTASINMAHAFARAGLRTLLVDADPQGSVGLSLTRQSRMLSGFYDYLADPGIPLERLLVPTRLETFTLVAAGQASDYEVGGAPTGAHLARVRGFLRAVEARGFDICLVDTPAGLFGLTADIIASSDAVLVPQQAEPLGIRSVPKMLEGLNRLRVIHPRLIVLGVLMTMVQNDMAESRESVQALRQILPEDLVLRTMIPRDGLFVKASARGLPVGVLEDGAGALAVFDALRAEIEAKLERAGHPVSPRRDGSA
- a CDS encoding DUF255 domain-containing protein: MSNVAPLACLVALTVATTSCRENDASAAAKAGPPPVIAPEMQANQMTTGPQGLAAARKNSPVHWQHWEPAVLKRATDARRLVFAFVGSAQYPGCLEALEAIDRDPELVSRLNADFLPVLVDIEVARETGIVAGLLSEEIRMPVSFPFLLVLSPEGNEVTWRPIAYSPGSDFKKLFDGATDVIAKMWTEDPQYNLRNSRADHEQRLKRIVFPDTVADVATRDAFLISATRQLMSQYDPDIGTLSGTGGLFPLGSLQCLASSSNDPAIPADLAGRCREAVTAFSKHVLYSPMVDPLDGGVYSSRRGNAWDLPMPQRTCMTQARAARALVSLHASIGEARPLEVALGAVKYAEEQFAMPDGLFSNQRQPTPTVLRDGLWTREQIDAALSPQEAALWKALCGVQDLGNLASEADPQREFFRLNSLGMRVSLTEAAAKAKLDAAQAPGLFESGRKKLLAARLTRLPQPPPAAAGAASPSFRMVSAYAALFTATGEVAWRDKALALAQRACETFSKDNLLVEQAPPVPASVADARAFTYALAIQAALDLAEITLDDTWRLWAGDLATVVAEQFRSDDGRLIEARPASTPIKLPIADRIMLFDDSTAGLMRMNAARLEALGQPPPPEMAKLARSLPPAGIQPVVVTDSILAISFGRSRAIVELPADPSPEWREAAAKLPLDRIARRIGKESAVKIRRPDGTTATAATPAELAAAVGGPKP
- a CDS encoding PTPDL family protein, producing MKAHRLFRYLPLLAIASVSADTFELKDGTTIEGTILKEDGSDYIILVQVTKSIKDERRIPKANVVNQVAEKKDETEFLEIAKLVPTREMQTAEVYQSQVNKVESFIKRYPQSEKKPEALKVLSVLEKEFDVVQAGGIKFQGKVISAADRLPKAYALDAGIQAAAMKAAADQGDMTTALRAWSKLETGFQGSSAYRQNIPYAVKIMKAQLSTVTSSLATFDARTKQRADGLAAMGGSDRSLSTEAIREEQEAYMARLERDKAAGHKWPPLDPYVKAPLEETKRSLETEIRRLESTGTANLPKSEEAYETAWAAVTKQGATPQEVSTALSAASSASLPPAYLDMLKKAAPATPAP
- the hisB gene encoding imidazoleglycerol-phosphate dehydratase HisB, with the translated sequence MFARSSRQNRQTAETRIDLSIDLDGEGISSISTGIGFFDHMLTLFSRHGSFDLNLDAKGDLEVDFHHTVEDTGITLGEAMREALGDKRGIRRYGCCYLPMDETLARVVVDLSNRPHLEFRAAPNTPSAPNFPFTLVEEFCRALASNLRANIHVELLYGRDGHHIAEAIFKGLARALREACEKDPRVKGIPSTKEAL
- the hisH gene encoding imidazole glycerol phosphate synthase subunit HisH; amino-acid sequence: MKVGIIDYGAGNLRSVANAVQALDIEPILVSSAEEMEGLTHLILPGVGSFGDCMAELEKRGLIGPIRDWVASNRPYFGICLGYQILFEESVEAPGVPGLGVFRGKVVRFTEDGRKIPHMGWNAAEPVSLADPMWEGLGGQPYFYFVHSYFPVPEDENIIAMTTEYGETFASAIRSRAVVATQFHPEKSQQAGLKLLGNFLEVGVPVED
- a CDS encoding TlyA family RNA methyltransferase yields the protein MKKERVDALLVARGLCESREQAKRLVLAGEVRSGDRIVDKPSTKFPEDAPLEVKEKPRYVGRGGLKMEGALAAFGISPEGWTCLDIGASTGGFTDCLLQHGAVKVHAIDVGTNQLAYKLRTDPRVVVKEQFNARGLEVSTLGEKVRMIVMDLSFISLTKILPAAFGVLEEGGCIVCLIKPQFELEREDIGKGGIVRDPELHQRAVEKIRAFVTGELGREWKGLIDSPITGTDGNREFLAWLS
- a CDS encoding 3-deoxy-7-phosphoheptulonate synthase; the encoded protein is MTRHRTDDLRISGLNPLISPAILNYFLPVSEEASELVASARSQSEAILKGEDDRLLVIVGPCSIHDPEAAIEYGKKLKAEAERLKDDVFVVMRVYFEKPRTTVGWKGLINDPRLDDSFDINHGLRVARGLLLDLANLGIPAGTEFLDTISPQYIADLIVWGAIGARTTESQVHRELASGLSMPVGFKNGTGGSIQIALDAIQSSSRPHHFLSVTKQGVSAIVSTTGNDSCHIILRGGKTGPNYEKEPIEEVVKMLSEQGLPPHVMVDCSHGNSMKDYRNQPLVANALCKQIEEGSKSVVATMVESNLVEGNQKLVPDLAKLTRGQSVTDACIGWDDTVAVLDKFAAAVRARRAL
- a CDS encoding phenylacetate--CoA ligase family protein translates to MPSPTPHAAFPGAVWPAIPPTPAAALLAVLGQLAESQFMTADQLAMARRPQLEALMAHAAAQLPFWRKRLKAAGLDPQSAKNAALSLTEWHTRWAALPVLTRAEVQSLDAQLRVAKLPDGHGVVGESVTSGSSGRPVRIARSTLDYFYWQAFQLREHVWRGRDLAGRFLTILRDDSRQVIDESIHLRSMADWGPPASVVWPTGKSFLLDYRAPIRLLVETIRELQPDYLCTFPSLLMEILRHARGEGIELPPLKEAIGVGEASPPELAGLCREVWNAPLCSTYTAAETGAMAYQCREGGRWHVQAEKSYIEVLDSDGRPCEPGETGRVIVTPLHNFAMPLLRYEIGDLATVGQGPCPCGRSLPILDAIPGRARDLLMLPSGEFRPPYYGHHAVMQVRSIRQHQVIQTSRHRVCLRLVVAHPLTRDEEAHVLKSARDALGAGFEVDIEYIDEIVRGPTGKFAEFERRC
- a CDS encoding EF-hand domain-containing protein, which produces MKRLALLPFLLAASCANQEHTEAAHGRKMMSLLEKFDRFDYDGNGSLTRKEIEQGVTEAGAGTTKLEPMELDAMMKHYDVNKDGKVTRWEAERVIDLPVPEMH
- a CDS encoding 23S rRNA (pseudouridine(1915)-N(3))-methyltransferase RlmH, whose amino-acid sequence is MRVRILAAGKPALAYAKSGVDEYLKRLGRYGSYELEYLKAGDSATVSAALLERSAGNFRIAMDERGEVLATQSWADKFASLEMRGDVKAVSFLIGASDGHTEELRQTCDAVWSLSRLTMQHELALVVLLEQLYRVATLRRGEPYHR
- a CDS encoding lysyl oxidase family protein, with amino-acid sequence MKVLLPLLLGVLCSLPVIAHIEVTPFPKVVQGGVPLAGLTSTDPHGMIVYRVVVPEGTARLTVTTNGGTGNLELYLRKSVHPSYGGADADFDSRFPGTRQRLQVEAPSAGVWFIGLQGANGGYNGVKMVAVTKQAKGAVAAAVLNPPPGIYPGATTCTLKAKGATVRYTLDGSDPTASSPVAPASLSITSDTTVKARSFSSKGVVGPVVEGFYQIHPAGEVRDLDSLGVIHHLGSAKGGRHLFRVPVAAGQRLSVVAEGGKGKSTISVRHGSIPPTGKPAKGDTSFIRGTTRVVIPETTAGDYFLAVDAATAYSGRTVMALVAGDGADLTPWALTLEPYTSTETFDPASCEVQEGMIDAGERRLLRYTTEIRNIGGFDMVMPDPEGNPFFEFQECHGHYHFKGFAASRLLDLEGNELRSGRKVSFCLLDTNRWDRGANSRTRFNCSKQGIQAGWGDAYDSGLPGQWIEIDTLPAGDYQLELTVNPDGILAETNYENNTVVIPVTIPAED